The Mycolicibacterium doricum genome includes a region encoding these proteins:
- a CDS encoding hydroxymethylglutaryl-CoA lyase: MSALPAKVAIREVSMRDGLQIETPIPLSAKLQLLEAIVATGVREVEATAFVSPSKVPALADAAELVAELGRFDQVEFSALVASANGAKRAIAAGLRSIEYVVSAADGHSRANVGRSSAEATAAISDIAAIAHDSGATVEVIVATAWDCPFDGPTPRQRVLDVVEAATGFGADRLTIADTIGTATPRRVSDLVALVRSRIGDLALGAHFHNTRGAGLASAYAAVRSGVTRLDASVGGLGGCPFAPGASGNIATEDLVYLLRDSGVDTDVDLRAAIAAAEVARTVVGHDLPSALLRAGDRITG, from the coding sequence GTGAGTGCACTGCCCGCCAAGGTGGCCATCCGCGAGGTCTCGATGCGCGACGGCTTGCAGATCGAAACGCCGATTCCGTTGTCGGCCAAGCTACAGCTGCTCGAGGCGATCGTCGCCACCGGTGTCCGCGAGGTGGAGGCCACCGCGTTCGTCTCGCCGTCGAAAGTCCCCGCGCTCGCCGACGCCGCCGAACTCGTCGCCGAACTCGGCCGATTCGACCAGGTCGAGTTCTCGGCTCTGGTCGCCAGCGCCAACGGCGCCAAACGGGCCATCGCCGCCGGGCTGCGGTCGATCGAGTACGTGGTGTCGGCGGCCGACGGCCACAGCCGGGCCAACGTCGGCCGGTCCAGCGCGGAGGCGACCGCCGCCATTTCGGACATCGCCGCAATCGCCCACGACAGCGGCGCGACCGTCGAAGTGATCGTCGCGACGGCGTGGGACTGCCCGTTCGACGGCCCGACACCACGGCAGCGGGTCCTCGACGTCGTCGAGGCGGCAACCGGATTCGGCGCCGACCGGTTGACGATCGCCGACACCATCGGCACGGCCACCCCCAGGCGCGTCAGCGATCTCGTCGCGCTGGTGCGCTCCCGCATCGGCGACCTGGCCCTCGGCGCCCACTTCCACAACACTCGCGGCGCCGGGCTGGCCAGCGCCTACGCCGCCGTGCGGAGTGGCGTCACACGGCTCGACGCGTCGGTGGGGGGTCTGGGCGGTTGTCCGTTCGCGCCGGGTGCGAGCGGAAACATCGCCACCGAGGATCTCGTCTACCTGTTGCGCGACAGTGGTGTCGACACCGACGTCGACCTGCGGGCCGCCATCGCCGCCGCCGAGGTCGCCCGCACGGTCGTCGGCCATGACCTACCCAGTGCGCTGCTGCGCGCCGGCGACCGGATCACCGGCTGA
- a CDS encoding CaiB/BaiF CoA transferase family protein, protein MTAGALDGIRVIEIGTLISGPFAGRLLGDMGAEVLKIEPPGAPDPLRTWGQAELDGHHFFWTVHARNKKAITLDLRTPRGRAIFLELVEQTDVIVENFRPGTLERWELGYDSLKARNKGIILVRVSGYGQTGPDARRAGYASVAEAASGLRHLNGFPGGPPPRLALSLGDSLAGMFAAQGALAALYRRTVTGEGQVVDTALTESCLAVQESTIPDYDVGGVVRGPSGTRLDGIAPSNIYRTADGSWVVIAANQDTVFRRLCAAMGQPELAVDDRFVDHPARGRNQDELDKIIGDWAAERQPVDIIDTLSAAGVIAGPINTVADVVEDPQLRVRGMIAEHWDERVGRAVLGPGIVPVLSESPGTIRNAGPARPGQHNDEVYAGILGKTADELAELRAEGVL, encoded by the coding sequence ATGACAGCAGGCGCACTGGACGGTATCCGGGTCATCGAGATCGGGACGCTAATCTCCGGACCGTTCGCCGGTCGGTTGCTCGGCGACATGGGCGCCGAGGTGCTCAAGATCGAACCGCCCGGCGCCCCGGACCCATTGCGCACCTGGGGCCAGGCCGAACTCGACGGCCACCACTTCTTCTGGACCGTTCACGCCCGTAACAAGAAGGCGATCACGCTCGATCTGCGCACTCCACGCGGTCGTGCGATCTTCCTGGAGCTCGTCGAGCAGACCGACGTCATCGTCGAGAACTTCCGGCCCGGCACCCTCGAACGCTGGGAGCTGGGCTACGACAGCCTCAAGGCCCGGAACAAGGGAATCATCCTGGTGCGGGTGTCCGGCTACGGCCAGACCGGGCCGGACGCGCGCCGCGCCGGCTACGCGTCGGTCGCCGAGGCCGCCAGCGGCCTGCGCCACCTCAACGGTTTCCCGGGCGGCCCGCCGCCCCGGCTGGCCCTGTCGCTGGGCGACAGCCTGGCCGGGATGTTCGCCGCCCAAGGCGCGTTGGCGGCGTTGTACCGGCGCACCGTCACCGGCGAGGGTCAGGTGGTCGACACCGCCCTCACCGAGTCGTGCCTGGCGGTGCAGGAGTCAACGATCCCCGACTACGACGTCGGCGGCGTGGTGCGCGGCCCGTCGGGAACCCGGCTCGACGGCATCGCCCCGTCGAACATCTACCGCACCGCCGACGGCAGCTGGGTCGTGATCGCGGCCAACCAGGACACCGTGTTCCGCCGGTTGTGCGCCGCGATGGGGCAACCGGAACTGGCCGTCGACGACCGGTTCGTCGATCACCCTGCGCGGGGCCGCAATCAGGACGAACTCGACAAGATCATCGGCGACTGGGCGGCAGAACGTCAGCCCGTCGACATCATCGATACACTCTCGGCGGCCGGTGTCATCGCCGGGCCGATCAACACCGTCGCCGACGTGGTCGAGGATCCGCAACTTCGGGTGCGCGGTATGATCGCCGAGCACTGGGACGAACGCGTCGGACGCGCCGTCCTGGGACCGGGCATCGTTCCGGTGTTGTCGGAATCGCCGGGCACCATCCGCAACGCGGGTCCGGCGCGTCCGGGTCAGCACAACGACGAGGTCTATGCCGGAATCCTCGGCAAGACCGCCGACGAACTGGCCGAACTGCGAGCGGAGGGCGTGCTGTGA
- a CDS encoding NADH-quinone oxidoreductase subunit A, with protein sequence MDLYTPILVLGAIAAVFAVVSVVIAGVIGPTRYNRAKLEAYECGIEPLSPTGANAQATGQRFPIKYYLTAMLFIVFDIEIVFLYPWAVAFDSLGLFALVEMLLFMLTVFVAYAYVWRRGGLNWD encoded by the coding sequence ATGGACCTGTACACGCCGATCTTGGTACTCGGCGCCATCGCAGCGGTGTTCGCGGTGGTGTCGGTGGTGATCGCCGGCGTGATCGGTCCGACCCGCTACAACCGGGCGAAACTCGAGGCCTATGAATGCGGCATCGAACCCCTGTCACCCACAGGGGCCAACGCCCAGGCGACCGGTCAGCGGTTCCCGATCAAGTACTACCTGACCGCGATGCTGTTCATCGTCTTCGACATCGAGATCGTGTTCCTCTACCCGTGGGCAGTGGCGTTCGACAGCCTTGGCCTCTTTGCTCTGGTGGAGATGCTGCTCTTCATGCTCACCGTGTTCGTGGCCTACGCCTACGTATGGCGGCGGGGAGGACTCAATTGGGACTAG
- a CDS encoding NuoB/complex I 20 kDa subunit family protein, translating to MGLEERLPGGILLSTVEKVAGYVRSGSLWPATFGLACCAIEMMSTAGPRFDISRFGMERFSATPRQADLMIVAGRVSQKMAPVLRQIYDQMAEPKWVLAMGVCASSGGMFNNYAIVQGVDHVVPVDIYLPGCPPRPEMLLHAIIKLHEKIQEMPLGVNRDEAIREAERAALAVPSTIELKGLLR from the coding sequence TTGGGACTAGAGGAACGCCTGCCGGGCGGCATCCTGCTGTCGACGGTCGAGAAGGTCGCAGGTTACGTTCGCAGCGGCTCGCTGTGGCCGGCGACGTTCGGCCTCGCCTGCTGCGCGATCGAGATGATGTCCACCGCGGGACCACGGTTCGACATCTCCCGCTTCGGCATGGAGCGCTTCTCTGCGACGCCGCGACAGGCCGACTTGATGATCGTCGCCGGCCGCGTCAGCCAGAAGATGGCACCGGTGCTGCGGCAGATCTACGACCAGATGGCCGAACCGAAATGGGTGCTGGCGATGGGCGTGTGTGCGTCCTCGGGCGGCATGTTCAATAACTACGCGATCGTGCAGGGCGTCGATCACGTCGTCCCGGTGGACATCTATCTGCCCGGCTGCCCACCCCGTCCCGAGATGTTACTCCACGCAATCATCAAGCTGCACGAGAAGATTCAGGAGATGCCGCTGGGCGTCAACCGCGACGAGGCCATCCGGGAGGCCGAACGGGCGGCGCTGGCGGTGCCGTCCACGATCGAGCTGAAGGGTCTGCTGCGGTGA
- a CDS encoding NADH-quinone oxidoreductase subunit C, which produces MTDADQATADGTGDPEVIGVRRGMFGVRDSGDTSGYGRLIRPVTLPGGSPPPYGGYFDEVVDALTTALGQDEYDASVERVVAYRDELTLEITRARLPRVAKALRDDAALRFELCLGVSGVHYPDDAGRELHAVYPLMSITHNRRIRLEVVAPDGDPHIPSLFSVYPTTDWHERETYDFFGIVFDGHPSLTRIEMPDDWVGHPQRKDYPLGGIPVEYHGARIPPPDERRAYN; this is translated from the coding sequence GTGACGGACGCAGACCAGGCCACCGCTGACGGCACCGGAGACCCGGAGGTCATCGGCGTGCGCCGAGGGATGTTCGGCGTCAGAGACTCTGGTGACACGTCGGGTTACGGCAGGCTGATCCGGCCGGTCACGCTGCCCGGCGGTTCGCCGCCGCCGTACGGCGGATACTTCGACGAGGTGGTCGACGCCCTGACTACCGCACTGGGCCAGGACGAATACGACGCATCGGTCGAGCGCGTCGTGGCGTACCGCGACGAACTGACCCTCGAGATCACCCGGGCCCGATTACCCCGCGTCGCAAAGGCGCTGCGCGACGACGCCGCCCTGCGGTTCGAACTGTGCCTCGGCGTCAGCGGCGTCCACTATCCCGACGACGCCGGGCGCGAACTGCATGCGGTCTACCCCCTGATGTCGATCACCCACAACCGCCGGATCCGGTTGGAAGTGGTCGCCCCCGACGGTGATCCACACATCCCGTCGCTGTTCTCGGTGTATCCCACCACCGACTGGCACGAACGCGAGACCTATGACTTCTTCGGCATTGTCTTCGACGGCCACCCGTCGCTGACCCGGATCGAGATGCCCGACGACTGGGTCGGACATCCACAGCGCAAGGACTACCCGCTGGGCGGCATCCCGGTCGAGTACCACGGCGCCCGGATACCACCGCCCGACGAGCGGAGGGCCTACAACTGA
- a CDS encoding Rv3143 family two-component system response regulator, whose product MAAPPPTLQILVYSDNPQTREAVRMALGRRVHPELPELDYLDVATAPMVINQLDAGGFDLAILDGEASPAGGMGLAKQIKDEIPGAPPILVLTGRPDDAWLATWSRAEAAVPHPIDPIRLGDAVVSLLRLSAQ is encoded by the coding sequence ATGGCAGCACCGCCTCCTACGCTGCAGATCCTCGTCTACAGCGACAATCCGCAGACCCGGGAGGCGGTGCGAATGGCGCTCGGCAGGCGGGTCCACCCCGAGTTACCCGAGCTCGACTACCTTGACGTCGCAACTGCCCCGATGGTGATCAATCAGCTCGACGCAGGTGGTTTCGACCTGGCCATCCTGGACGGCGAAGCCTCCCCCGCCGGCGGTATGGGCCTGGCGAAGCAGATCAAGGACGAGATCCCCGGCGCTCCGCCGATCTTGGTGCTGACCGGCCGGCCCGACGACGCCTGGCTGGCGACCTGGTCGCGTGCGGAAGCGGCGGTCCCGCACCCGATCGACCCGATCCGCCTCGGTGACGCGGTGGTGTCGCTGCTGCGGCTTTCCGCGCAGTAG
- a CDS encoding esterase family protein — translation MTIVDKIRGHWARRIAVATAVAALLPGMIGLTGNTALAGAFSRPGLPVEYLMVPSPAMGRDIKVQFQSGGPGSPAVYMLDGLRARDDFSGWDIETQAFEWYLDSGLSVVMPVGGQSSFYTDWYAPACGNAGCQTYKWETFLTSELPNWLAANRDVKPTGSAAVGLSMAGSASLVLSIYHPQQFIYAASLSGFLNLSEGWWPFLVGLAMGDAGGYKSEPMWGPGGSEAWLRNDPMVNIDKLVANGTRIWVYCGSGKPGELGGAGLPQEFLESLTLRTNITFQERYIAAGGQNGVFNFPAGGTHTWQYWGQQLQQMKPDLQRVLLG, via the coding sequence ATGACGATCGTTGACAAGATTCGAGGCCATTGGGCACGCCGCATCGCGGTGGCCACCGCCGTGGCGGCACTGCTTCCCGGCATGATCGGCCTCACCGGAAACACGGCACTCGCGGGAGCGTTCTCGCGGCCGGGATTGCCGGTTGAGTACCTGATGGTCCCGTCACCGGCGATGGGACGTGACATCAAGGTCCAGTTCCAAAGCGGTGGCCCCGGATCTCCTGCGGTCTACATGCTCGACGGGTTGCGTGCCCGCGACGACTTCAGCGGCTGGGACATCGAGACCCAGGCCTTCGAGTGGTACCTGGACTCCGGTCTGTCGGTGGTGATGCCGGTCGGCGGACAGTCCAGCTTCTACACCGACTGGTACGCCCCCGCCTGCGGCAACGCGGGCTGCCAGACCTACAAGTGGGAGACGTTCCTGACCTCGGAGCTGCCGAACTGGCTGGCGGCCAACCGCGACGTCAAGCCGACGGGCAGCGCCGCGGTCGGCCTGTCGATGGCCGGGTCCGCATCGCTGGTGCTCTCGATCTACCACCCGCAGCAGTTCATCTACGCGGCGTCGCTGTCGGGCTTCCTGAATCTGTCCGAGGGCTGGTGGCCGTTCCTGGTCGGCCTGGCTATGGGTGACGCCGGCGGTTACAAGAGCGAGCCGATGTGGGGCCCGGGCGGCAGCGAGGCGTGGCTGCGCAACGACCCGATGGTGAACATCGACAAGCTCGTGGCCAACGGCACCCGGATCTGGGTGTACTGCGGCAGCGGCAAGCCGGGCGAACTCGGCGGCGCCGGTCTGCCTCAGGAGTTCCTGGAGAGCCTGACGCTGCGCACCAACATCACCTTCCAGGAGCGCTACATCGCGGCCGGCGGACAGAACGGGGTGTTCAACTTCCCGGCCGGCGGCACGCACACCTGGCAGTACTGGGGCCAGCAGCTGCAGCAGATGAAGCCCGACCTGCAGCGCGTGCTGCTGGGCTGA